A genomic stretch from Marinobacter fonticola includes:
- the rplT gene encoding 50S ribosomal protein L20, translating into MARVKRGVVARRRHKKIMKQAKGYYGARSRVYRVAKQAVIKAGQYAYRDRRNRKRQFRALWIARINAGARANGLTYSRLIAGLKKANVEIDRKVLADLAMNEQQAFSAVVEKAKTALA; encoded by the coding sequence ATGGCTCGTGTAAAGCGTGGTGTCGTCGCGCGTCGTCGTCACAAGAAAATCATGAAGCAGGCCAAGGGCTACTACGGTGCCCGGAGCCGCGTCTATCGTGTTGCCAAGCAGGCGGTTATCAAGGCCGGTCAGTATGCGTACCGTGACCGTCGTAACCGCAAGCGCCAGTTCCGTGCACTGTGGATCGCGCGTATTAACGCCGGTGCCCGTGCCAACGGTCTGACTTACAGCCGTCTGATCGCAGGTCTGAAAAAGGCCAATGTCGAGATTGATCGCAAGGTTCTTGCTGACCTGGCGATGAATGAGCAGCAAGCGTTCAGTGCTGTCGTTGAAAAAGCCAAAACTGCGTTGGCGTAA
- a CDS encoding HAMP domain-containing protein, whose translation MTSAHLHESDFDPAVLLQVLTAVKKGDFSTRMPLDWTGVNGKIADTLNDIIDINDKISTELDRVSNAAGKEGKLAQRVSFGAVDGAWAVQGDSINTLISDLAMPTNEMARVIGAVAKGDLTQRVSLDADGKPMRGEFMRTAKIVNTMVAQLESFSSEVTRVAREVGTEGKLGGQAQVKGVLGTWKDLTDNVNAMAGNLTVQLRDVSKVATAIAQGDLTQKITVDVKGEILQIKDVINTMVDQLGSFASEVTRVAREVGSEGKLGGQAQVQGVAGTWKDLTDNVNSMAGNLTVQLRDVSKVATAIAQGDLGQKITVDVKGEILQIKNVINTMVDQLGSFASEVTRVAREVGTDGKLGGQARVEGVAGTWKDLTDNVNSMAGNLTSQVRNIAEVTTAVANGNLSKKITVNVKGEIMELKNTINTMVDQLGSFASEVTRVAREVGTDGKLGGQAQVQGVAGTWKDLTDNVNSMAGNLTSQVRNIAEVTTAVANGNLSKKITVNVKGEIMELKNTINTMVDQLGSFASEVTRVAREVGTDGKLGGQAEVEGVSGTWKDLTDNVNLMASNLTGQVRGIARVVTAVAEGDLNKKLTVDAKGEIASLADTINNMIDTLAIFADQVTSVAREVGVEGKLGGQARVPGASGTWKDLTDNVNQLAANLTAQVRAIAEVATAVTKGDLTRSIGVAAEGEVAVLKDTINEMIRNLKDTTDKNTEQDWLKTNLTRFTRILQGQREMLTVCKLILSELAPLVNAQHGVFYGIEGEHRDARLALKASYAYRARESLPRTFALGEGLVGECALEKERILLTNVPSDYIKINSGVGEASPLNIVVLPVMFEGQTKAVIELASFERFSPTHLSFLEQLTESIGIVLNTIEANSRTEGLLSQSQKMAEELRDQQEELQQTNEELEEKAQLLSAQNIEVERKNREVEIAKQSLEEKAAQLSLTSKYKSEFLANMSHELRTPLNSLLLLAQQLRDNPDQNLSGKQVEYAKTIFASGHDLLNLINDILDLSKIESGTVTADIGEVAFSDLDRFVQQTFQHMAEDKKLDFAVELGGELPSTILTDERRLKQIAKNLLSNAFKFTAHGYVKLRVELVTGGWGEHTGLSRADHVVAFSVSDSGIGISADKQRVIFEAFQQADGTTSRKYGGTGLGLAISRELARLLGGQITLKSLPGKGSRFTLYLPLQYRAASSANLPARVDELPSPEHTRELAELTSGTEGAATPGMGDDSLRPSAVPKSIDDDRLDLQAEERVMLIGEDDPNLAKTLLGLAHERGLKGIVANQAQTALSMARQYAPDLIVLNLSLPGMSGWGILDHLKHDPETRHIPVFLVARENDVHAGLRLGALGSMSSPVKQEALDLAIERSHQYAVGNRRDLLLVETKRTKKQDLADLLRSSGVTITTTDRAGALESLGNGHFDCLVIDLSADVKAGLELLETLGRNEELSALPIVAYRGEPEALDDAGRRQLEALSQTLVLAEVDSRAWLLDQVTLFLHLREMDLMDFQQEALEHIRRVDPRLAGRKVLIVDDDIRNIFSLTAFLEQHQMEVLSAENGKSAIAQLENRPDIEIVLMDIMMPEMDGYETTRAVRSMPDLKTLPVIALTAKAMPGDREKCIEVGASDYIPKPVNTAQLLALLRVWLAPR comes from the coding sequence ATGACAAGCGCCCACCTTCATGAATCCGATTTTGACCCCGCCGTTCTCCTGCAAGTCCTAACCGCCGTCAAGAAAGGTGATTTTTCGACCAGAATGCCGCTGGATTGGACCGGCGTCAATGGCAAGATCGCCGACACGCTCAACGATATCATCGATATCAACGACAAGATTTCAACCGAGCTAGATCGGGTCAGCAACGCTGCGGGTAAGGAAGGCAAGCTGGCGCAGAGAGTCTCCTTCGGCGCTGTCGACGGCGCCTGGGCCGTTCAGGGTGACTCCATCAATACCCTGATTTCCGACCTGGCGATGCCGACCAACGAGATGGCGCGGGTTATCGGCGCCGTCGCCAAGGGCGATCTTACCCAGCGGGTCAGTCTGGACGCGGACGGCAAGCCGATGCGTGGGGAGTTCATGCGTACGGCCAAGATCGTTAATACGATGGTGGCGCAGTTGGAGTCATTTTCGTCCGAGGTCACCCGTGTCGCGCGTGAAGTAGGGACCGAGGGCAAACTGGGTGGTCAGGCACAGGTTAAGGGGGTGCTGGGTACCTGGAAAGACCTCACTGACAACGTAAACGCAATGGCGGGCAACCTGACGGTTCAGCTGCGTGACGTCTCCAAGGTGGCTACCGCCATTGCTCAGGGCGATCTGACGCAGAAAATCACGGTGGACGTGAAAGGTGAAATCCTGCAGATCAAAGACGTCATCAATACGATGGTGGACCAGCTGGGTTCCTTTGCCTCGGAGGTAACCCGGGTTGCGCGGGAGGTGGGTTCCGAGGGCAAGCTGGGTGGCCAGGCCCAAGTGCAGGGGGTCGCCGGAACCTGGAAGGACCTCACCGACAACGTCAACTCCATGGCCGGCAACCTGACCGTTCAGTTGCGCGACGTTTCCAAGGTCGCCACAGCGATCGCCCAGGGCGACCTGGGACAGAAGATCACCGTTGACGTAAAGGGTGAGATTCTCCAGATCAAGAACGTGATTAACACGATGGTGGACCAGCTTGGCTCCTTCGCCTCGGAGGTAACCCGGGTGGCCCGGGAAGTGGGCACCGATGGCAAACTGGGTGGCCAGGCCCGGGTAGAAGGTGTAGCCGGCACCTGGAAAGACCTGACCGATAACGTCAACTCGATGGCCGGCAACCTGACCTCGCAGGTGCGAAACATTGCTGAAGTCACGACCGCGGTGGCCAACGGCAATCTTTCCAAGAAGATCACGGTAAACGTCAAAGGCGAGATCATGGAGCTGAAGAACACCATCAACACGATGGTGGATCAGCTCGGTTCGTTCGCATCCGAAGTAACGCGGGTGGCGCGGGAAGTGGGCACGGACGGTAAGCTCGGCGGGCAAGCCCAGGTGCAAGGCGTGGCCGGCACCTGGAAAGACCTGACCGATAACGTCAACTCCATGGCCGGCAACTTGACCTCCCAGGTGCGTAATATCGCCGAGGTGACGACCGCGGTGGCTAACGGCAATCTCTCCAAGAAGATCACGGTAAACGTCAAAGGCGAGATCATGGAGCTGAAGAACACCATCAACACGATGGTGGATCAGCTTGGTTCGTTCGCGTCGGAAGTAACCCGGGTGGCACGGGAGGTGGGCACGGACGGTAAACTCGGTGGTCAGGCTGAGGTAGAAGGCGTCTCGGGCACCTGGAAGGACCTGACGGACAATGTAAATCTGATGGCCTCGAACCTCACCGGCCAGGTGCGTGGTATCGCGCGCGTTGTTACCGCGGTGGCCGAGGGCGACCTGAACAAGAAGCTAACGGTAGATGCCAAAGGGGAGATCGCTTCCCTCGCCGATACCATCAATAACATGATCGACACGCTCGCTATCTTTGCCGACCAGGTAACCAGCGTGGCGCGGGAAGTGGGGGTCGAAGGCAAGCTGGGCGGTCAGGCCCGGGTCCCGGGGGCATCGGGAACCTGGAAGGACCTCACCGATAACGTAAACCAGCTTGCCGCCAATCTGACAGCCCAGGTGCGCGCGATTGCGGAGGTAGCGACAGCGGTAACGAAAGGTGACCTGACACGTTCGATCGGGGTTGCGGCGGAAGGCGAGGTTGCTGTCCTCAAGGACACGATCAACGAGATGATTCGCAACCTCAAGGACACCACGGACAAGAACACCGAACAGGATTGGCTGAAAACGAACCTGACCCGTTTCACCCGTATCCTCCAGGGCCAGCGTGAAATGCTGACCGTCTGTAAGCTGATTTTGTCAGAGCTGGCGCCATTGGTGAATGCCCAGCACGGGGTGTTTTACGGCATCGAAGGCGAACACCGCGATGCGCGCTTGGCGCTCAAAGCCAGTTATGCCTACCGGGCACGGGAAAGCCTGCCCCGGACCTTCGCCTTGGGCGAGGGACTGGTTGGGGAGTGTGCCCTGGAGAAAGAGCGCATCCTGTTGACGAATGTGCCTTCCGACTACATCAAGATCAACTCGGGCGTCGGTGAAGCGTCGCCCCTGAACATCGTCGTTCTGCCGGTCATGTTCGAAGGGCAGACCAAGGCGGTCATCGAACTGGCGTCTTTCGAGCGCTTCAGCCCCACCCACTTGTCGTTCCTTGAGCAGCTGACAGAAAGTATTGGTATCGTTCTCAATACGATAGAGGCGAATTCTCGTACCGAGGGTTTGTTATCCCAGTCTCAGAAAATGGCAGAAGAGCTGCGCGACCAGCAGGAAGAGCTGCAGCAAACCAACGAGGAACTGGAAGAGAAAGCCCAACTGCTGTCGGCCCAGAATATCGAGGTGGAGCGCAAGAACCGGGAGGTGGAGATCGCCAAGCAATCGCTTGAGGAAAAAGCCGCCCAGTTGTCGCTCACCTCAAAGTATAAATCGGAATTCCTCGCCAACATGTCTCATGAGCTGCGTACACCGCTCAACAGTTTGCTCCTGTTGGCGCAGCAGCTCCGTGACAACCCGGACCAGAACCTGAGCGGCAAGCAGGTTGAGTACGCCAAAACGATCTTCGCCTCCGGCCACGATCTGCTAAACCTGATCAACGATATCCTGGACTTGTCCAAGATTGAGTCGGGTACGGTCACAGCGGATATCGGCGAGGTGGCCTTCAGCGATCTCGACCGCTTCGTTCAGCAGACCTTCCAGCATATGGCGGAAGATAAAAAGCTGGACTTCGCCGTCGAACTTGGTGGCGAACTGCCCTCAACCATCCTCACCGACGAACGTCGCCTTAAGCAAATCGCCAAGAATCTCTTGTCCAACGCCTTCAAATTCACCGCCCACGGCTATGTGAAGCTCAGAGTCGAGTTGGTGACCGGCGGCTGGGGCGAGCACACCGGGCTTAGCCGGGCTGACCACGTGGTTGCTTTCTCCGTCAGCGATTCGGGCATTGGCATCTCAGCCGACAAACAGCGCGTTATTTTTGAGGCCTTCCAGCAAGCCGACGGGACAACCAGCCGTAAGTATGGCGGTACGGGCCTCGGTCTTGCCATAAGCCGGGAGCTGGCTCGCCTGCTGGGCGGACAAATCACGCTCAAGAGTCTCCCGGGCAAAGGCAGCCGCTTCACGCTGTATTTACCCCTACAGTACCGGGCTGCCAGTTCGGCCAACCTGCCGGCAAGGGTCGATGAGCTACCCTCTCCCGAGCATACTCGCGAACTCGCTGAGTTAACGTCTGGGACGGAAGGGGCTGCCACGCCGGGCATGGGAGACGATAGTCTGCGCCCCTCGGCCGTGCCAAAAAGCATCGACGACGACCGTCTCGACCTGCAGGCAGAAGAGCGGGTCATGCTAATCGGCGAAGATGACCCTAATCTCGCTAAAACCCTGCTTGGATTAGCTCATGAACGCGGTCTCAAGGGCATCGTGGCGAATCAGGCGCAAACAGCGCTATCGATGGCACGCCAGTATGCGCCCGATTTAATCGTACTGAATCTGAGCCTGCCGGGAATGAGTGGCTGGGGCATTCTGGATCACCTGAAACATGACCCGGAAACGCGGCATATACCGGTCTTTCTCGTCGCTCGGGAGAACGATGTACATGCGGGCCTCAGACTGGGTGCGTTGGGCTCGATGTCCAGCCCGGTGAAGCAAGAGGCTCTGGATCTGGCCATCGAGCGATCACACCAGTACGCGGTCGGGAATCGCAGGGACCTGCTACTGGTAGAAACCAAGCGTACCAAGAAACAGGATCTTGCGGATCTCCTCCGGAGTTCTGGCGTCACCATCACGACCACTGACCGGGCCGGAGCCCTGGAGAGTCTCGGAAACGGGCATTTTGACTGTCTCGTTATCGATCTTAGCGCGGACGTGAAAGCGGGGCTCGAGTTGCTGGAAACGCTTGGGAGGAATGAAGAGCTAAGTGCTTTACCTATCGTCGCCTATCGAGGCGAGCCAGAAGCACTAGACGATGCAGGCCGCAGACAGTTGGAGGCCCTTAGTCAGACGCTGGTCTTGGCCGAGGTCGATTCTCGGGCATGGCTGCTTGATCAGGTCACGTTATTTTTGCACCTGCGTGAAATGGATCTCATGGATTTCCAGCAGGAAGCCCTCGAGCACATCCGTAGGGTAGATCCTCGGCTGGCGGGCAGGAAAGTGCTCATCGTTGACGATGATATTCGCAATATTTTCTCGCTTACCGCCTTCCTGGAGCAGCATCAGATGGAGGTGCTCTCAGCTGAAAACGGTAAGAGCGCGATTGCTCAGCTCGAGAATCGACCGGACATCGAAATAGTCCTGATGGATATCATGATGCCGGAAATGGACGGATACGAAACAACCCGCGCGGTTCGAAGTATGCCGGACCTCAAAACCCTGCCGGTGATAGCGTTGACGGCCAAAGCGATGCCCGGCGACCGCGAAAAGTGTATTGAGGTAGGTGCCTCCGACTATATTCCCAAACCGGTCAATACCGCACAGTTACTCGCCCTGTTGCGTGTCTGGCTGGCGCCTCGGTAA
- the ihfA gene encoding integration host factor subunit alpha: MSALTKAEMAERLYEELGLNKREAKEMVEAFFGEIRDALSHNEQVKLSGFGNFDLRDKKERPGRNPKTGEEIPISARRVVTFRPGQKLKQKVEAYAGTQS, encoded by the coding sequence ATGTCGGCTTTGACGAAAGCGGAGATGGCAGAGCGCCTCTATGAAGAGCTGGGGCTCAACAAACGCGAAGCCAAGGAAATGGTGGAAGCCTTTTTCGGAGAGATCAGAGATGCACTGAGCCATAACGAACAGGTCAAGCTGTCGGGGTTCGGTAATTTTGATCTGCGGGACAAGAAGGAGCGGCCCGGCAGGAATCCGAAAACCGGCGAAGAAATTCCAATCAGCGCACGTCGAGTCGTTACTTTCCGACCTGGACAAAAACTAAAACAGAAAGTAGAAGCGTATGCTGGAACCCAGTCATAA
- the pheS gene encoding phenylalanine--tRNA ligase subunit alpha, whose translation MDNLEQLVQDGLKSVEQADNLQLLDQVRVDYLGKKGALTQQLKSLGQLSPEERPAAGQLINQAKAQVQDAINARRAELETAALDAKLAAESIDVTLPGRGQAQGGLHPVTRTLQRIENFFSRAGYTVEEGPEIEDDYHNFEALNIPGHHPARAMHDTFYFNPGTLLRTHTSPVQIRTMEHGKPPFRMICPGRVYRCDSDMTHTPMFHQVEGLLVEKNVSFADLKSTVEEFLRVFFEKDLAVRFRPSYFPFTEPSAEVDIEWGRNEDGSIKWLEVMGCGMVHPKVFEYCDIDPETYRGFAFGMGVERLAMLRYGVNDLRMFFENDLRFLRQFR comes from the coding sequence ATGGACAACCTGGAACAACTCGTACAGGACGGCCTGAAATCGGTTGAGCAGGCGGATAACCTGCAATTGCTGGATCAGGTTCGCGTTGATTATCTGGGTAAGAAAGGTGCGCTCACCCAGCAGTTGAAGTCACTGGGGCAGCTTTCGCCGGAAGAGCGTCCGGCTGCCGGCCAGCTTATCAACCAGGCCAAAGCGCAGGTCCAAGACGCCATTAACGCACGTCGCGCGGAACTCGAGACCGCAGCACTGGACGCCAAGCTGGCTGCCGAGTCTATCGACGTAACGCTGCCGGGCCGGGGTCAGGCTCAAGGGGGGCTTCATCCGGTAACCCGTACCCTCCAGCGTATCGAGAATTTCTTTTCCCGGGCCGGCTATACCGTCGAAGAGGGGCCGGAAATCGAAGACGACTACCACAATTTCGAGGCGCTCAATATTCCGGGTCACCACCCGGCCCGCGCCATGCACGATACCTTCTATTTCAATCCGGGCACGCTGCTGCGAACCCATACCTCGCCGGTGCAAATCCGGACCATGGAGCACGGCAAGCCCCCGTTTCGTATGATTTGCCCGGGGCGGGTCTATCGCTGCGACTCGGATATGACGCATACCCCGATGTTTCACCAAGTCGAGGGGCTATTAGTCGAAAAGAACGTCAGCTTTGCGGATCTGAAGAGCACGGTGGAGGAATTCCTGCGGGTGTTTTTCGAAAAGGATCTAGCGGTGCGTTTCCGGCCGTCCTACTTCCCGTTTACCGAGCCGTCGGCAGAGGTGGATATCGAGTGGGGGCGCAACGAGGATGGTTCCATTAAGTGGCTGGAGGTCATGGGCTGCGGCATGGTGCACCCCAAAGTCTTTGAATACTGTGATATCGATCCTGAAACCTATCGCGGATTTGCCTTCGGTATGGGCGTCGAACGTCTCGCCATGCTGCGCTACGGCGTCAACGATCTGCGCATGTTTTTCGAGAACGACTTGCGTTTCCTACGGCAGTTTCGCTAA
- the pheT gene encoding phenylalanine--tRNA ligase subunit beta — MKFSEQWLREWVNPKIDTQALVDQITMAGLEVDDFEAVAGAFSDVIVGEVVSVEPHPDADKLRVCQVAGGSETVQVVCGAPNVRPGLKVPFAVVGAVLPGDFKIKKAKLRGQPSNGMLCSESELELSESHEGLMELPEDAPVGQDLRDYLGLNDVTIDVDLTPNRSDCLSIRGLAREVGVLNRMVVEGPEIPPVEPVHSELVDIRIDAPEGCPRYLGRIVRNVDLSAETPLWMRERLRRSGIRSIDAAVDVTNYVMLELGQPLHAFDRSEISGGVVVRWAKAGEKLVLLDGQEVGLTEETLVIADHDKPIAIAGVMGGEHSGVAEATRDLVLEAAFFDPISIAGKARHYGLHTDASHRFERGVDPLLTRDAMERATALLLDIVGGEAGEIVEVHSAARLPEERVIELREQRVADVLGLTINRTEVEEILTRLGLHIDKLTRDGWKIHVPSYRPDITIEVDLIEEIGRIYGYNNLPVTEPVGSLGLREEKEAVRPLSSVQALLVSRGYQEAVTYSFVDDKIQSLIDIHNEGIELANPISSDMAVMRTSLWPGLLKTVAYNQNRQQSRIRFFETGLRFIRSGDEIDQVPMLSGVVSGPQNPESWVNGRRAVDFYDVKGDLEALFDLLGIDVEFQAAEHAALHPGQAAELRLAGLRVGWVGALHPQVQKKLDLDGTIYVFELFLNSILSGYVPNFKEFSKFPEVRRDLAIIIRNEVTYAEVQRIARQQAGEHLTGVRVFDVFEGEAIGEGRKSLALSLFWQHPERTLNDDEIQSWFNAVIDALKAELGATLRS; from the coding sequence ATGAAATTCAGCGAACAATGGCTCCGCGAGTGGGTCAATCCGAAAATCGATACCCAGGCCCTCGTCGACCAGATCACCATGGCCGGTTTGGAAGTGGATGATTTCGAGGCCGTCGCCGGAGCTTTCAGTGACGTTATCGTAGGCGAAGTTGTTTCCGTGGAGCCTCATCCGGACGCCGATAAACTGCGTGTCTGCCAGGTCGCTGGCGGTAGCGAAACCGTCCAGGTGGTTTGCGGCGCACCTAATGTGCGTCCGGGGCTGAAGGTGCCGTTCGCGGTGGTCGGCGCGGTGTTGCCTGGAGACTTCAAGATCAAGAAGGCCAAGCTCCGTGGCCAGCCTTCCAACGGCATGCTCTGTTCCGAATCCGAGCTGGAGCTGTCCGAAAGCCACGAGGGGCTTATGGAGCTGCCGGAAGACGCTCCGGTAGGCCAAGACCTGCGTGACTATCTTGGGCTCAACGACGTGACTATCGATGTGGATCTCACGCCCAATCGTAGTGACTGCCTGTCCATACGCGGCCTTGCGCGCGAAGTGGGTGTGCTGAACCGAATGGTGGTCGAAGGGCCGGAAATTCCGCCTGTCGAGCCCGTCCATTCCGAGTTGGTAGACATTAGAATTGATGCGCCGGAAGGCTGTCCGCGGTACCTGGGCCGTATTGTCCGCAATGTGGATCTGAGTGCCGAAACGCCATTATGGATGCGTGAGCGTCTGCGTCGCTCCGGTATTCGCAGTATCGACGCGGCAGTGGATGTCACCAACTACGTCATGCTGGAGCTGGGGCAGCCTTTGCATGCTTTCGACCGCTCCGAGATCAGCGGCGGCGTCGTTGTGCGCTGGGCGAAGGCGGGCGAGAAGCTAGTGCTGTTGGACGGCCAGGAAGTGGGGCTCACCGAGGAAACCCTGGTGATTGCCGACCACGACAAGCCCATTGCGATTGCAGGCGTCATGGGGGGCGAACATTCCGGCGTAGCCGAAGCAACCCGTGATCTGGTGTTGGAAGCGGCTTTCTTCGACCCTATTTCGATCGCCGGCAAAGCGCGTCACTATGGCTTGCACACGGATGCATCCCACCGCTTCGAGCGCGGTGTTGACCCCCTGCTGACGCGCGATGCAATGGAGCGCGCTACCGCGCTGCTGCTGGATATCGTCGGCGGCGAAGCGGGTGAGATCGTGGAAGTTCACAGCGCGGCGCGCTTGCCGGAGGAGCGGGTCATCGAACTGCGCGAACAGCGCGTAGCCGATGTGCTTGGGCTGACAATCAACCGCACGGAAGTTGAGGAGATCCTTACCCGGCTGGGCCTGCATATCGACAAGTTGACGCGAGATGGCTGGAAAATCCATGTGCCGAGTTACCGGCCCGACATCACCATCGAAGTGGATCTGATCGAAGAAATTGGCCGCATCTATGGCTACAACAATTTGCCGGTAACCGAGCCGGTAGGCAGCCTCGGTCTACGGGAAGAGAAGGAGGCCGTCAGGCCGCTATCCAGCGTTCAGGCGCTGCTGGTTTCTCGCGGATACCAGGAAGCGGTCACTTACAGCTTCGTGGACGACAAGATTCAGTCGCTGATCGATATCCATAATGAGGGTATTGAACTGGCCAACCCCATTTCCAGCGATATGGCCGTCATGCGCACCTCGCTTTGGCCGGGCTTGCTGAAAACCGTCGCGTATAACCAGAATCGGCAACAGTCCCGGATTCGCTTCTTCGAAACCGGTTTGCGGTTTATCCGTTCTGGCGACGAAATCGATCAGGTGCCGATGCTCTCCGGCGTGGTGAGCGGCCCGCAAAATCCAGAAAGCTGGGTCAATGGGCGCCGCGCCGTCGATTTCTACGATGTGAAGGGCGATCTGGAAGCACTGTTCGACCTGTTAGGAATCGATGTGGAATTTCAGGCTGCCGAACATGCCGCGCTGCATCCCGGACAGGCTGCAGAGCTGCGTCTGGCGGGGCTTCGCGTGGGTTGGGTTGGGGCCTTGCACCCCCAGGTGCAGAAAAAACTCGACCTGGATGGCACGATCTATGTGTTTGAGCTATTCTTGAATTCGATCCTTTCCGGATATGTGCCTAATTTCAAAGAATTTTCAAAATTCCCTGAAGTTCGCCGAGATTTGGCTATCATTATCAGGAACGAGGTGACCTACGCAGAAGTACAGCGCATTGCGCGTCAGCAGGCCGGAGAGCACCTTACCGGCGTGCGCGTGTTCGATGTGTTTGAGGGCGAAGCCATTGGCGAGGGCCGCAAAAGCCTTGCACTGAGTCTCTTCTGGCAGCATCCTGAACGGACGCTGAATGACGATGAAATTCAGTCGTGGTTTAATGCGGTTATAGATGCTCTGAAGGCTGAGCTTGGTGCAACACTGAGGAGTTAA
- a CDS encoding MerR family transcriptional regulator has translation MLEPSHNNELPPIPGKRYFTIGEVADLCSVKAHVLRYWEQEFPQLSPVKRRGNRRYYQRADVLTIRQIRSLLYDQGYTIGGAKQKLSSHEIKDDTSQYKQLIRQMIAELEEVLDVLNSPT, from the coding sequence ATGCTGGAACCCAGTCATAACAACGAACTGCCTCCAATTCCGGGCAAACGCTACTTCACTATCGGTGAAGTAGCTGACCTCTGTAGCGTGAAAGCCCATGTGCTGCGCTACTGGGAACAGGAATTCCCACAACTGTCGCCGGTCAAGCGTAGGGGTAATCGCCGTTACTACCAGCGCGCCGACGTGCTGACCATTCGCCAGATTCGCAGCTTGCTCTACGATCAGGGCTACACCATCGGTGGCGCCAAGCAGAAGCTGAGCAGTCATGAGATCAAGGACGATACGTCGCAGTACAAGCAACTGATTCGTCAAATGATCGCCGAACTGGAAGAAGTTCTGGACGTCTTGAACAGCCCGACCTGA